tgaactgcttcaagtttacactccatcaaggaatcttcgatcaagttctacgcttctcctcattgaacccaagtctcgacactcatggggtgacaggtcttttgcttcagccgcgccacgcatctggaactctctaccactttatcttcgatcttgtctttgtaccgcaaaattcaagtctcttctcaaaacttatcttatgtcacaggttttcaatgactaattttattgtgtctgttttttctttgtgttgtgttttgttttgggtttcaCTGCGCCTTGaaatgtgcgcattacaagtcttattattattattattattattattaataagcaaataaataatgacaCTAATAACAGGAAAACAGTTTGTCCTCAGCAATCAACcattgaacaggaaagttttgagatgtttcttgaaaattttTGTAAAGTACTTTATAAGAACCGAGTATTATTCAGCTTTGAGATGCTCTTTGCGTCCTTGCGGATAACTCACCTGTAACCCTTGAACAACTTCCTCCATCTTCTCCTTACTGAGGTCTAAGAAACTCTCGATCAAATCCCCATCGATGAAATTCTCTGCCGTCTCAGTCTTACGATCAGTGTAGAACGACCTCCAAGTAATTCAGCAGTTAAGGAAATGCAAACGAATAAGTTTTTTAAGTCGCCTAAATTTTAACACAGCTAATTATAGCTgggggtcaaaggtcaggtGGATGATGGCGGCAGCCTGGCTACCATGGGCAGCCTGTCACATCGACATTACCAACACCCTTTTCAGACAGGCCCTCCAGAGTCGcaccgaaccaaattctgaataaagtacatgaaaagtgTGACATCTAAAACAGTTAGGAGTGACTTGACGCCCTAGAGGTCGAAAggtcgactgttgcagtcgttcggaacgactctggagtGCCTTGGCTTCAGaggtcgatcttgtcatgagccgaaaCTTATGTCAAGATTATTGTGATTTTGCCTgcctgaaaccaaaatttatttgggtctACCTAGAGTTGCTCCTAATTTATTTGGTTCTGTCTGAAACGGGTATAAAATACACCATTGAGAACGAGGTAGTGAAAGGCACCTTTAAAAACTCCAGATGAAGAATAAATTATCAAAGGATATAAAGAGTGCTCTATCTTGCCGACGCTCTTGATAACTCGTGTCAGTTTGCTCTGCACCTCCAGTAAGAAATGGTAGAACTCCTCCGTTAGTTGGGTCACCAATCCTGTAGAATACAGAAACAGTGGTTTAAAGAACGGGTTACCAGACCTACAACAAACTGATTAATTACAAGTAGGGTCATCCTTTGGTTGTTTTCAACATAATACCGATTTATAGGCTTTCGTCTGTAGCGATCAGAGTTCAGAAGATGATAAAACGAGATAAAAAGCCCAAACGAACCGACAGTTCCGTTGACGGTGCCAAACAGCACGCTGCCGTGCGTAGGGATGGTGCTCTCGCCGATATTCTGCATGACCAGTGAACCGTGACGGAAGACATTGATGAAATCGCCCAGGTGGAACATCCCGACTTCTTGAAGATGTTGTCTCTCCTCGTCTGTGGTCGCCGCACTGTCAATCCcccaaaaataatgaaaggttAAAGAAACaacttgagaaaatagaatgagCTATTGCATACTGCATACCAACtaaaatggttaaaggcagtggacactattggtaattactcaaaataattattgatataaaacctttcttggtgacagtaatggggagaggttgatggtatcaaacattgtgagaaacggctccctctgaagtgccatagttttcgagaaagaagcaattttccacgaatttgatttcgagatctcagatttagaacttgaggtctcaaaatcaaccatctaaacgtacacaacttcgtgtgacaagggtgttttttctttcattattatcttgcaacttcgatgaccgattgagctcaaattttcacaggtttgttattttatgcatatgttgagacacaccaactgtgaaggctagtctttgacaattaccaatagtgtccactgcctttaatggcctgatattttgaccctagcaatgtctttctcgaaggctagtGTCATTTTAgccagaggtcattggttccaATCCCGCTTTAATAatattgtctttgttcaacaccaaCTCATGATTAAATTTAAGGAATTTTACTTTCTATATCAGCAGccgattttacaaaactttaaTCAACAGCAAAAGTCCCTGGTGCTCGATTTCTTGTGTTGGTAGTGCACAAAAGTGGACTTACGAAGTTGCTTTGTGATCGGCGGCAGATCTTACAATGAAAGCTTACCTGTCTTTCTGACATGTGAAGAGATTAAAAGAATTCTCAGCTCCTAAGAATGTATCGTCATCTAAGATCTCCACGGCTGACATCCAGTTAGGGTTGTAGTCTCGGGCAATCTGCAGGTCAGGAAAGAGTTCAAAGTTCAGGTACAATGTTTCACCACGGTACAATGTGACAACCCGTGGTCCAAAAGTTACAGCTTGTTTAACCATTGCATTCCTCCATAACTTGAGCACCTACCTCTTCAAGACACTTAACTCTAAATGGGCACGTGTGAGGCCGGAGATGGTTTTtgtgagctgagatggtttataAGGAATGAACAGGGtagggttgtagctagaccaactTCAGTGGCGAGCACGTACCTCTTCTAGACAGCCCTCCATGGGTTTATAAGCAAGTAGTGTCACCGATCGCATCAGATCACCGAGCAAGACAAAGTCACCCTTCGTCTTAAGGAAGAGCGCCAAGATGTTGTTATACTGACTGCATTCAATCCTCAGCTCCTTCTCAGCGGTCCACTCAAACAGTCGCACCTATGAGAAATTTGAATATTCTTAggttaattaaagccattggacactttcggaacagaaaaaaaaaaaaagttcacagacttacaaataatttacagggtttacagaaggtaatggtcagagacttcccttgaaatattattccatgaaacgctttactttttgagaaaacattaaaacaattatcaattctcgatatcgagaataacagatttaatttaatcacatgtcatgacacggcgaaacgtgcggaaacaagggtgggtttcccgttattctctcgactccgatgaccgattgagcctaaatttccacaggtttgttatttaatatacaagttgtgacacacgaagtgtgggcctttggataatactgtttaccgatgttgtgcgtttgcttaagcagctctatgaaattggacccagtttGCCAAGgcaacaattttaaaacttgttttactCACCAAGCTGTTGATAGACGTGAGAAGTTTCCCGTTAAATTCCAACATCGAGAAAGCGGCTCCTTTAATCTCTTTCTCTGTAACTTCTTGAAGTTTCCCTGcagtcagaaaaaaataataagaataatccCAAAGTAAATCCCAAGAGAGCTGAAGACTCACTGGTCCACTCACCATCATGTAccatataaatattaataataaaaaccgtatttataacgcgcctttttccaaaggatacaaagtcCCAAGgatccaaaggatacaaagtatttactgcaaggtgagtggcacgaagtttgaattatgagaccttatccttagcaccatgtaatgctttacaaggtgccatATGCCATTTTCATTACGTGAACTGGGAGCTCTCTCGAGtctcacaaaaaacaaacaaatctacaGACATACGActcaagtgggatttgaacccaagtcCCTGATCAACAGTTTACGACAAACGTTGATTATTTTCAGATGTCAATAGTTTGAAAGAGAAAGTTTGACTTACCGTCGCTGTATTGGAACACCACAATCCGCCCTTTTTTAGGCTCCGCCTCTTCGGGGTACACCATTGCAGTACCGACTACATAGTAGGTTGTTGGATCGTTGCCAAGTTTACAAGAGACTACACTTGTGGCGTATTCATAGGGTACAAAATGATGCGCATGGAGAActgtaattaaaaacacaagaaagATTTGCCAATCATTTTCTTAAAGccactgtacatgtttgataattgtcaaagaccagtgttctcacttggtgtatcccatcataagcataaaataacaagcctgagaaaatgtgggctcaactggtcatcgaagttgcgagaaaaagatgaaagaaaaaacacccttgttggacgaatttgtgtgctttcagaaaggaaaaaaagacttctaactagaagtcttttattcgtttcccacaatgttttatactgtcaacagctctccaatgctcgttaccaagtcagtttttaagttaatatttgttttgagtaattaccaagtgtgtgccttccctttaacagttgacaaaatacattttgttttaggtAATTTAATCCACTACTGTTATTGCCGTGTGCTTGGAAGAAGGGTGTCGGACTCTACACCCTTCTTCCAGGCAcacaaaatacttttttttccagcaaCAAAAGACTGTAAGCAACGACATTTTTTGAGATAAAGATAAATAcctgttgcaaactgtttaccaacGAGAAGgccctatggtataaatgcaacatATAAGAAGACTCTGATAGGGTTGAAATATTCAGCCtactaattttttgttttgtttttatttgtttaccttCAAATGTGTGTTGATCGATAACCAGCAATGAATGCAGCTCAATCTCGTCTCCAATGTGTGACCCTTCCGCCCCACTCTGCCCCGGTAAACCCTTCATGTTTGTACTACTCGACATATTCAATGCCGTCGTGCTGGCGCTCTGCCGTACGGGCATCGTCCCCGCTCCTGTagcgtccttgagctctgtccTCATGGTGATGACCCCGAAGGTTTGGGTGGCTTCCTGGTAGGCGATGCGGTGGGGTGATTCACCGAGCGGGACGGTGCGAATGTGTAGCTTCTGGATCTCGTCGATGGTCCCGATCATGAGGGTTGTGTCGTTGGCTAGAGCCAGGCtgattgcaaaaaaacaaacacaaaaaacacattaacTTTGATTTGTTTCGTGATTGAAATCATTTCAAAACCAAGGAAAATTTTAAAGTGAATAAAGAGAAACTTACTAGTAaccacaaaaaataaaatcatgaaaaggtcaaaaataaggtccacataatgtaatcattaaaacaatgaaGGTTAAAGTACACAGATCTACATAAGCAATCAATCACAAACAGTTCATTGACAATTCATAACTACTCTTTGACTGCAACATTGAAAAGTCTGAGATTAAATACAACCACCGGTTACCAACCTGTCCTGGTACCCTTCAGAGTTCAAAGGGCACATATAGCTGACCTCTTTAAGGTTGACATTAGAGAAGACCAGCTTGTGATTACTGCTGTAGATGACCGTGGGTCTATCGGAGCAGGCAAAGACGTTGACCGTCGAGTGGGACTTGAACGTCTTCAAGACGGTGGGTTGGGTTCCTAGGATCACCTTCTTCCGATCCCGCATGATACCTGAGGACAATATCATCAAAAGCGGTGACAGTTTTCTCCCTTTATTTCtgagaaatattaaaaaatcaTCACAGACAAGAGACCGTTGCGCGAGACTGATCATCTCTGAACGGGAACAAGCTTCCTATAGACCTCTATCacgctgccaccatcttggtcatgtttcctGTATCCAACatcagtaatgaatgctaacattcgttgtacaaaaaggaaccagactaattctccttccagcctcagtttggttacattgatttgaatgggagaaaataaAGATGTCGGCACCACGACAAAGGTCTGTTCGGTGATGAGAATCAGTTAAAGTGCGAATGCAGTGGTATTGCTTTACTGGGTCGACCCATGTCCGTTCAAGTATCTTTGgcgcatagagttatatataagaactagagggcgcgcactggcctatatacgcgccccggcatgcacgcaggcggccattttctaagttgacaaaactggcatcccacagcgtgtgtttgtgcggccattttgtaagttgaacaaaactgcatcgcgtagcgtttaataaacacaaactccaacgtgtgtgTCATATTCAACGTGCGTACATAATGGcacgcgcgtgtctccttgcggtcccgtcgcgtttgtgcaagaagcatcacccgtgcgccctctagttcttatatataactctatgctttGGTGTCATAGTTGTGGAGCAGCCTACTTTGGGCTGACTTGGGTAAATTGGtaaattgaaaatttcaaaaacaaatcattaaaaTGTTTCTGCTTGTTCAAGCGCTTTATAGTGCCTTACTGGTAGATACATGTGCTATAAGACTTTATATTGTTATTATACTGTTTCTATTTAATTACTTACCCGTTTCTGAATTCAACTGGAAATAGAACAACGAGCCGTCGCCCAAAGCACACAGTACGTAGCACTGACCCTCAAAGACACTCAGCAAAATCGAACGGGGTATAATTTCTGTTGAGAAAAAGTTTTAGAAACATCTTAGATATTAGAGACTGAACATTATGCTATTGATCCGATGAGACTGGAGACGAACTTTCAATGTTGTACCACTAGACGACCGAGCTACCCGGGTGGCTAGAATCCTTAGCACCTGGTACTggagttgatttgggttgatagcccaaatcagttaaaggcactggatactactGGTAAACATTTAAAAGAATTGTGGTAAGGAGcaaagggagctgttgatagtataaaactttgtgagaaacggctccctctgaagtaacgtagtttttgagagagaagtaatttctcacttaaatatttgaattgattttgagaactcagctgaggtttcggattcaaggcatctgaaagcacacactttgtgcgacaagggtgttttttcttccattattctctcacaactttgaacaccaattgagttcacattttcagaagaaaagtgagaagactcgtctttgacaattaccaatgctAGTGgctttaagtgtagccctcacaaTGAAGTAGCCTTCCTGCCTGTGATGTTAAGCAATCTctcgtaaaaaaataaataaaaaataaaaaataaaataacatacctccACCAAGCATCTCTGTGTGTAGCGACTCCAGACTTGGAATCTTCAGCATGCGAGCCGAGATATCAGTCCAGAGACCAACGGCACAAAGCTCGGCCATGTCGGAGCCGTCTGTCAGAGGTGTGATGTCTAGGCACGCTACCTCGTGATCCATGGTTACAGTACtgcaaaattattaaaaattattgtcagattgaaaataaaaaatttgagaATGACCGATCCTTGAAAGTTCACTCTTGAAGGGTTACAGCAATTTTCTTTGGTTAGGGGCacctaaaaataattgtaagcaaaaaaactgacttggttacgagcaaaggagagctgttgatagtgtacaaaaattgtgagagacggctccctctgaagtaacatagtttttgagaaagaggtaatttctcactcaaaaaagacttcaggtctgaagcctttcattaggcatctgaaagcacacaaatttgtgcaacaaggttgttgtttccctttcattattctcttgcaacttcgacgcccaattgagtcaaattttttttacagatttgttattttatgcatatgttgggataaaccatggaggaaggaaaagaaggagctcgaacgacccgcaaaaccgcagagtaacaaaagattaccctgacaatgcccctgtctgaccagtggaaaaagataggagacctccagctggacggccgattaacgagcaggattagatctctttgtacagaacgtgcggtaccgccgctctgcaccgttgccttcgtgttaagttgaatcattggagacaagaattgtgaatatacacgttttcatttaccgtttgtggtgtttcactgaaacatcatggctttttttttcattttttgtgactttccggtcacaagcggtggttcaaaatttgggtattagcacacgagggtggttggtattcaaatgtgtttttcgatttggtgagcacaagtgtacacaaattttatcaggtctcaaaaaagttgtttttctgtattatatccatacgcaaacgacaccatggttgagtgaagaaccaagtgcgcacgcgcaaactcacatacgccaggtcgcccattgtcggtataaggtatgtcggtcattacgaggtgttgttaaacgaccgcggtaccgcaggttcgacttttgaagtcccttcgttcgagctccttctcttccttcctccatggataaaccgagtgagaatactggtctttgacaattaccaaaggtgtccagtgcctttaaaagccaatattattttttttattgtgattaCCTGATCTGCTTGAGCTCTCCTTCGTGTATTTCGATGTAGAATACGTCTCTCCCTACGGCGCAGACCGCTTGCCTCGTGTTGCAGGCAGCAACGCTGATGTTCTTACTAGATGGAGATTTCCATTCACTAACCATACGTTTGGTGACGGCATTCACTAAACGCACAGATGCTGCTGTGATCTGAGTTTTTAATAAGGAAGTAAATGGAGAAGACCGTGAGAGTCTAGAAACTGAGAGAGGTTGAGGTTGAAAATCTCTTTAAtgtaatgttggttctgaaaagaagttttttttttaaattttttatgcaagtcaccagacacacaatgcctgaaggccacttcaaagtgtgggctacaattatatttttccagaggccgttgccacctactcctagggctgaaacagggttaacccctattacagtccatacggatgtaggctttggtatcatcaatcagaagcctggccggtagagcagaaagcactacctccccaattttacgtagcaagtgtcacgaccggggttcaaacccacaatccggtgctcttaactgctcggccatgacaactCACTGTTTCAAGAGTATACTCTGATAGTCTTCAGATCatagcatactgattgaaacgttgagtcgtcaaccaccagttctttttagaaccatcGCTACTCAAGAGAGATTTTCCcaagtgttaccgcaaactttttaGGTTATACCTCCACCATGAAAAGTTTCAGAGTCTTGAAAGAAAAATTCCCAAGATTATCTCAAACAAAAAGGTCTTTCTATCTGTCTGAAATCACAGCGATTATAAAGTGCCAAAGTCTTGACGTCAGCAACATCTTCCtacctgaagacgagcagagtatactgttcaaaacgtcgagacccaaccggctcttttcagagccaacactcaccttaagagatttacacatggttgtacccgcaagtttgctatttatagtttcttcttatttctccacaccatgcaaagcttcgaACAGTACTAATCTTCTTACCTGAATAAGTTGATTATTAAAGACGTTCCCGCAGTAGAAGGTTTGTTTGTCACCATCAATTCCCGGCATTTCTGTCTCTTCAACTTCCTCTCCATTCAGCATCAAGACTCTAAAGAGACAAGACGTAAACAAAACTCTCAATTTCACAAGTCCTTAGCAAATAACCTTTCTGTGCTAAGCGAAACGTTAGTCTGAAAACTTGCAGTTACTTGGTCGATGAAGTTTGATACTGAACACTGTTGAAATATGTATCTTTCAAAGTTGGGAAGTTAGTGCACTCTGctttaccagccaggctcctagttgatgatacccatgcctacatccttacggattgtgcagggggtaaccctgtttcaacccAAGGaataggtggctcctagtggatgatacccatgcctacatccttacggactgtgaagggggtaaccctgtttcagccctaggagtaggtggatcctagtggatgatacccatgcctacatccttacagaacggggttaccctgtttcagccttaGGAATAGGGGGCAAATATCAACCTGCAGAACCACCAAAAAAGAACCTCAAAAAAGCTAATTGTTGTCCTGACGAAGAAGTGGCCATAAGGCGAAATCCCaaggcaaacaaaaataaatttagcctttgagaaagactctgctatgttcgaaacgtcaggccactaactatttttcgaaaaaaaaaataaaaataaaaaaaatgaacaaacctTGTCTGTCCAACGAAGGATAGAATGAGCGTGTCATCGAACCGTGATTCCTGGTCGACCCTCAGCGGCCACAGTCCCTTAATACCGGGGAGGTCGATGCTTGCGTGTTCGTGAATCCCAATACCATTTCTAATGATGCGAAGACTGCCCTCTTTGTATGAACCAGAACAGGTGACGAGCTGAAGAAACGAAAGGTGTGCGTCTTTGGTGAGTACTTATTCAATATTACAGATCtcttttgagatggttttgtttttttcttgcgaGAGAAGTATTAGCTTAAAAATATCCCCAGGGCGTATCCCCAGAAATTACAAACGCACAGGAAGGTTTCACTGTATAGTCttggaggcattgcatggtgaggtatcaatgtatattcggTTTGTGGCAAGACAATGTTCAATCAGATTTGCTGTTTAGATTTTTGTTCTTTGGGAACTCGTTCTTGGTTTTTATTCTACTGCTGAGGAGTAGAGTTCGGAATTTGGGAGACagcttagttctgaaaagaactgtctggTCTTGTTGCAAGACTTTTCCCTCAAACTTATCCACAACTGCTGTGGGGATATCTTGCGAGGTGGAATATCAACTGTGGAGAAACCTATCCGCAAGTTACCCTGAATCAGCTTTGAAAAGGTGCAAAAAGatctttttcaaattcaaacaatAAGTCGTTTCTGGCTTACTTTTCTTTTAAGGCTCGTTTTATGTTTAACACAAACTGAGTTCTATGAAAatgcttaaagaaaaaaaaaaaaaaaaaaaaaaaatgaaaaaattagtCTGGTGCAGTACACAATTCTGAAACGCTGCTTTCTCTTTAAACATTAATATATTAATGAAGTCTGGAGCCCTGACTCACCTGACCCTGTCCTTGCCTGTCTAGATCTACTACCACCATGTCAACGATGGGTCCAAGGTTTGTGAAAGTCTCCATCGTTTGAACGTAGCAACCGTGCTCATCTGGGTCAACTGTCAGCTAAATTGAAGGTAAAACAGAAAACCATTAAACTTTCTACTGTTTGTAAAATTCCAGTGAGTTGATTGACAATTTGAGAGTGTAAGGCGGCCCCTGTTTTAGTAAAATTGTTTAcccgaaaaaaaacattttgagaaaattagGCTCCAAGTAGGAATCACTGCCTTTTTGGGGGTGGGGATATGGGATTGTGAATTCCTGTGTTTATTTCACTAATCTTATCACTGAAACAGGGGTTTCCTTTAGTTGTTTCGGTTTAGAACATTATTGAAGATTAATAATTTTGgctttacccatatacacttatgtgtgtaagcactgtatactcagcactttgtTTATTGCACTTTGTATACTTTGCACATGGGTAAACCAAAaagtaatattctttatccccattgcaaatttccatctgttaAATTGAAGAAACTATGACAATTTATTTAAAGATACATCATTTCTCTGACATAATGCATGCTCACCGAAAAAGATAAGTCGCCAAACTGATGCATAACAATAGTATACTGAAAAACCTTCGGGATGTTGATTAATGTGCTAAAACAGTGTATgtcagaattttctgcttaaaagtttaatgacattgggcccaggtttcTAATCGTTCTTTTTATCCGCTAAGACCTGGCATTCACTTACCCTGACTAGCTGAGAGTCACCGAGTCTGGATCCGATGAAAATCACACCATTGTCGAGATATGTCACACATTCTGCGATTGATGTCTGcgaatcaaaacaaatatcttgTATAACTGGCAACTCTTATAACATCAACAACGGGAATAAAATATATtcatagctgtagccaccacTTCAGACACAGCCTCAAAGCGGCTTTCCCAAACATCTCACCTCTCCGAGAAGCTCCACTTTAAGGTCCTTGACGTTGACGACTCCATCCATTGTCTCTTCTTTCTCAAGATGGAGGAGGAAGAGTCGACCCGCCATGTCACCGAGGAGGTAACGAGAACCGTCCGAGTCAAGACGACCGTGACATATCAAGGTGCTTGCCTAGAACCATAAGTAAAGAGAAAACGTCTTAGTTAAAGGGAAGTAAGGGTCAAATTTAATACTGAGTCATTTTAATGAGTCAGATGTcccccaatgcattattaagtaaTGGACAGtttattggatttttttttttttttttttttactttttaagatctatatttgcatggttaaccttaagaatacttacttttaggcaataaagctatgaaaacaacaattttgtgaccATACTTATGTcttatttgtatccttttgtgcgaaatggtagtttaaaacatcactttacttgtatttcgtttttcagaaaaaatgatgtattggctaatttcaaacagaAGTAACTCAGAAACGCGACACACCCAAAAGCTAagacatataccaaattactgctgatggtgtgttctttccaacCATGGATATAACTcaatccttgaaattgtcaacatttgACTCATTTTATGTAGCGGGTCACAAATAGTGTCTTACTTTAATGCTAGGTGGCGCTATGGCAACGTATTTATCTCCGTTATGGTAGGTAATAGATTCTTGGCCTATGATGAGAGCACCTCCGCATGGCTTGGGAACTGTGACTACCATACTGGCCTCGGTCTCCACATTATCCTGCTTCCAGGGCCCTTTGCTAAACTCCTTCTCCCTTAGGTTGATCTCATAGGTTTTCATGTGTCTCCCGTGTGGGTCCTGGAACATGGATAAAACAACGTCAATGTAAAATTGATCAAGAAACGgatttggttt
This region of Asterias amurensis chromosome 22, ASM3211899v1 genomic DNA includes:
- the LOC139953579 gene encoding DNA damage-binding protein 1-like, encoding MAHNYVVTAHKPTAVNACVTGNFTSPDDLNLIVAKNTRLEIYVVTPEGLRPVKEIGINGRIEVLELFKPQGQEKSLLFILTARYNACILEYVKDGDSEEVVTKAHGNVQDRIGRPSETGLIGIIDPECRVIGLRLYDGLFKVIPLDKDNKELKAFSIRLEELNVIDVQFLHGCQVPTIVFVHQDPHGRHMKTYEINLREKEFSKGPWKQDNVETEASMVVTVPKPCGGALIIGQESITYHNGDKYVAIAPPSIKASTLICHGRLDSDGSRYLLGDMAGRLFLLHLEKEETMDGVVNVKDLKVELLGETSIAECVTYLDNGVIFIGSRLGDSQLVRLTVDPDEHGCYVQTMETFTNLGPIVDMVVVDLDRQGQGQLVTCSGSYKEGSLRIIRNGIGIHEHASIDLPGIKGLWPLRVDQESRFDDTLILSFVGQTRVLMLNGEEVEETEMPGIDGDKQTFYCGNVFNNQLIQITAASVRLVNAVTKRMVSEWKSPSSKNISVAACNTRQAVCAVGRDVFYIEIHEGELKQISTVTMDHEVACLDITPLTDGSDMAELCAVGLWTDISARMLKIPSLESLHTEMLGGEIIPRSILLSVFEGQCYVLCALGDGSLFYFQLNSETGIMRDRKKVILGTQPTVLKTFKSHSTVNVFACSDRPTVIYSSNHKLVFSNVNLKEVSYMCPLNSEGYQDSLALANDTTLMIGTIDEIQKLHIRTVPLGESPHRIAYQEATQTFGVITMRTELKDATGAGTMPVRQSASTTALNMSSSTNMKGLPGQSGAEGSHIGDEIELHSLLVIDQHTFEVLHAHHFVPYEYATSVVSCKLGNDPTTYYVVGTAMVYPEEAEPKKGRIVVFQYSDGKLQEVTEKEIKGAAFSMLEFNGKLLTSINSLVRLFEWTAEKELRIECSQYNNILALFLKTKGDFVLLGDLMRSVTLLAYKPMEGCLEEIARDYNPNWMSAVEILDDDTFLGAENSFNLFTCQKDSAATTDEERQHLQEVGMFHLGDFINVFRHGSLVMQNIGESTIPTHGSVLFGTVNGTVGLVTQLTEEFYHFLLEVQSKLTRVIKSVGKIEHSFWRSFYTDRKTETAENFIDGDLIESFLDLSKEKMEEVVQGLQIDDGDMKRDANVNDIIKIVEELTRIH